One window of the Misgurnus anguillicaudatus chromosome 8, ASM2758022v2, whole genome shotgun sequence genome contains the following:
- the stx16 gene encoding syntaxin-16 isoform X1 → MATRRLTDAFLLMRNNAIQNRQILAEQVSTYDHRRTLNTRSNAAEFDELADDRMALVSGISLDPEAAIGVTKRLPPKWVEGVDEIQYEITRIRHKMKELAGLHDKHMNRPTLDDSSEEEHAIEITTQEITQMFHRCQRAVTGLQTQSHHCTEQERKLLTNVVSSLAQSLQDLSTNFRHTQSGYLKRMKNREERSKHFFDSGPLMDEDEDIALYDRGFTDDQLVMVQQNSVMVEEREREIRQVVQSISDLNEIFRDLAGMVVEQGTVLDRIDFNVEQSCVKTEEGLKQLQKAEQYQKKDRKMLVILILFVIVVVLILVLFGTKFS, encoded by the exons ATGGCAACTCGGCGACTGACCGATGCTTTCTTATTAATGCGGAACAATGCGATCCAAAACCGGCAGATTTTGGCTGAGCAAGTGAGTACATACGACCACCGTCGTACTCTGAATACACGTAGCAATGCTGCG GAGTTTGATGAG CTTGCTGATGATCGTATGGCCCTGGTGTCTGGCATTAGTTTGGACCCAGAAGCTGCTATTGGTGTCACAAAAAGACTCCCACCCAAATGGGTAGAGGGGGTGGATgag ATTCAGTATGAAATCACACGTATCCGTCACAAGATGAAGGAACTGGCCGGTCTGCACGACAAACACATGAACCGCCCCACGCTGGATGACAGCAGCGAGGAGGAACACGCTATAGAGATCACCACACAGGAAATTACACAG ATGTTTCACAGGTGCCAGCGAGCCGTTACAGGACTGCAGACTCAGAGCCATCACTGTACAGAACAAGAAAGAAAATTGTTGACCAATGTGGTCTCCTCGCTGGCTCAGAGCCTTCAAGATCTTTCAACTAACTTCAGACACACACAGTCAGGCTACTTG AAACGTATGAAAAACCGTGAGGAACGATCAAAGCACTTTTTCGACTCGGGTCCCCTTATGGATGAAGATGAAGATATCGCACTATATGACCGA GGGTTTACAGATGACCAGCTGGTCATGGTTCAGCAGAACAGTGTGATGGTagaagagcgagagagagagattcgaCAGGTTGTTCAGTCCATCTCGGACCTTAATGAGATATTTAGAGATCTTGCCGGAATGGTTGTTGAACAG GGCACGGTGCTTGACAGAATTGACTTCAATGTGGAGCAATCATGCGTTAAAACAGAAGAGGGGCTTAAGCAGCTCCAAAAG GCTGAGCAGTACCAGAAGAAAGATCGCAAGATGCTTGTCATTTTAATTCTCTTTGTCATAGTTGTTGTTCTAATACTTGTTCTGTTCGGGACAAAGTTTAGTTGA
- the npepl1 gene encoding probable aminopeptidase NPEPL1, with amino-acid sequence MANVLLEFKASAGDSEPQNRPVLIVGQLGNLQQLNWAQLKGKLQPVVSKETWQAALGSLNPNPTDSCPLYLSHAAVAALPSRVSRHNSPASAHFLTRLVRTCLPSGNNRCIVMVCERSDVFASGCAIARAFPLFTRRSASSRRTEKKHVTVEFITVGQENSPLEASTLECLANAADGIRLAARIVDTPCNEMNTDDFLEEIKVVGNELGIPPTIIRGEELKQKGFGGIYGVGKAAVHPPALAVLSHTPTGATQTIAWVGKGIVYDTGGLSIKGKTTMPGMKRDCGGAAAVLGAFKATVKQGFKDNLHAVFCLAENAVGPTATRPDDIHTLYSGKTVEINNTDAEGRLVLSDGVVYASKDLSADIILDMATLTGAQGISTGKYHAAVMTNNEQWEAACVRAGRSSGDLAHPLVYCPELHFSEFTSAMADMKNSVADRENAQSSCAGLFIGSHLGFDWPGIWVHVDIASPVHAGERATGFGVALLMALFGQASEDPLLNSVSPLGIATANPVSEDKLERDCKRRRLV; translated from the exons ATGGCGAACGTGTTGCTGGAGTTCAAGGCATCTGCCGGGGATTCAGAGCCGCAGAACCGTCCTGTCCTCATCGTCGGCCAGCTTGGCAACCTGCAACAGCTCAACTGGGCCCAGTTGAAAGGAAAACTGCAGCCGGTGGTCAGCAAAGAG ACATGGCAAGCAGCTTTAGGTTCTCTGAACCCGAATCCTACAGATAGCTGCCCGCTGTATTTGAGTCATGCAGCAGTGGCGGCTCTTCCTTCACGAGTGAGCCGGCACAACAGCCCGGCATCTGCCCACTTCCTCACCCGCCTGGTCCGAACATGTCTACCCTCTGGCAACAACCGCTGCATTGTG ATGGTCTGTGAGCGCTCTGATGTGTTTGCTTCAGGATGCGCCATCGCACGAGCGTTTCCACTGTTCACCCGCCGATCTGCCTCATCTCGCCGGACGGAGAAAAAGCACGTCACTGTTGAGTTTATCACAGTGGGTCAAGAAAACAGTCCTCTGGAAGCCTCCACGCTCGAG TGTCTTGCTAATGCAGCGGATGGAATTCGTCTGGCTGCTCGAATCGTAGACACTCCTTGCAATGAGATGAATACTGATGACTTCTTGGAG GAAATCAAAGTGGTGGGGAACGAATTAGGCATCCCTCCAACTATAATCCGAGGAGAGGAACTGAAACAAAAAGGCTTTGGTG GTATCTATGGAGTTGGGAAAGCTGCCGTGCACCCCCCTGCCTTGGCTGTGCTAAGCCACACCCCTACAGGTGCCACACAGACTATTGCCTGGGTGGGCAAAGGCATCGTCTATGACACTGGTGGTCTCAGCATCAAGGGCAAA ACCACAATGCCAGGAATGAAGAGAGACTGCGGAGGAGCTGCAGCCGTTTTGGGAGCATTTAAAGCTACTGTTAAACAG ggcTTTAAGGACAACCTTCATGCCGTCTTCTGCCTGGCAGAGAACGCAGTCGGGCCCACAGCCACACGACCAGACGATATACACACCCTGTACTCTGGAAA GACGGTGGAGATAAATAACACAGATGCAGAAGGGAGGCTGGTGCTCTCTGACGGTGTTGTGTATGCAAGCAAAGATCTCTCTGCAGATATCATACTGGATATGGCGACGCTGACCGGAGCTCAG GGAATCTCCACAGGGAAGTACCACGCGGCCGTGATGACCAACAATGAGCAGTGGGAAGCAGCGTGCGTGAGAGCGGGACGCAGCAGCGGAGACCTGGCACATCCTTTGGTCTACTGCCCTGAACTTCACTTCAGTGAATTTACTTCAGCCATGGCCGACATGAAAAACTCTGTGGCG GACCGTGAGAACGCTCAGAGCTCTTGTGCTGGCCTTTTCATTGGCTCTCATCTAGGTTTTGATTGGCCGGGCATTTGGGTACATGTGGACATAGCTTCCCCCGTCCATGCC GGGGAGAGAGCTACGGGATTCGGTGTTGCTTTGCTCATGGCTCTGTTCGGTCAGGCGTCCGAGGATCCCTTACTTAATTCCGTGTCCCCATTGGGTATCGCTACAGCCAACCCCGTCTCAGAAGACAAGCTGGAGAGAGACTGCAAGAGGAGGAGACTCGTCTAA
- the stx16 gene encoding syntaxin-16 isoform X3 codes for MATRRLTDAFLLMRNNAIQNRQILAEQLADDRMALVSGISLDPEAAIGVTKRLPPKWVEGVDEIQYEITRIRHKMKELAGLHDKHMNRPTLDDSSEEEHAIEITTQEITQMFHRCQRAVTGLQTQSHHCTEQERKLLTNVVSSLAQSLQDLSTNFRHTQSGYLKRMKNREERSKHFFDSGPLMDEDEDIALYDRGFTDDQLVMVQQNSVMVEEREREIRQVVQSISDLNEIFRDLAGMVVEQGTVLDRIDFNVEQSCVKTEEGLKQLQKAEQYQKKDRKMLVILILFVIVVVLILVLFGTKFS; via the exons ATGGCAACTCGGCGACTGACCGATGCTTTCTTATTAATGCGGAACAATGCGATCCAAAACCGGCAGATTTTGGCTGAGCAA CTTGCTGATGATCGTATGGCCCTGGTGTCTGGCATTAGTTTGGACCCAGAAGCTGCTATTGGTGTCACAAAAAGACTCCCACCCAAATGGGTAGAGGGGGTGGATgag ATTCAGTATGAAATCACACGTATCCGTCACAAGATGAAGGAACTGGCCGGTCTGCACGACAAACACATGAACCGCCCCACGCTGGATGACAGCAGCGAGGAGGAACACGCTATAGAGATCACCACACAGGAAATTACACAG ATGTTTCACAGGTGCCAGCGAGCCGTTACAGGACTGCAGACTCAGAGCCATCACTGTACAGAACAAGAAAGAAAATTGTTGACCAATGTGGTCTCCTCGCTGGCTCAGAGCCTTCAAGATCTTTCAACTAACTTCAGACACACACAGTCAGGCTACTTG AAACGTATGAAAAACCGTGAGGAACGATCAAAGCACTTTTTCGACTCGGGTCCCCTTATGGATGAAGATGAAGATATCGCACTATATGACCGA GGGTTTACAGATGACCAGCTGGTCATGGTTCAGCAGAACAGTGTGATGGTagaagagcgagagagagagattcgaCAGGTTGTTCAGTCCATCTCGGACCTTAATGAGATATTTAGAGATCTTGCCGGAATGGTTGTTGAACAG GGCACGGTGCTTGACAGAATTGACTTCAATGTGGAGCAATCATGCGTTAAAACAGAAGAGGGGCTTAAGCAGCTCCAAAAG GCTGAGCAGTACCAGAAGAAAGATCGCAAGATGCTTGTCATTTTAATTCTCTTTGTCATAGTTGTTGTTCTAATACTTGTTCTGTTCGGGACAAAGTTTAGTTGA
- the stx16 gene encoding syntaxin-16 isoform X2, with protein sequence MATRRLTDAFLLMRNNAIQNRQILAEQVSTYDHRRTLNTRSNAALADDRMALVSGISLDPEAAIGVTKRLPPKWVEGVDEIQYEITRIRHKMKELAGLHDKHMNRPTLDDSSEEEHAIEITTQEITQMFHRCQRAVTGLQTQSHHCTEQERKLLTNVVSSLAQSLQDLSTNFRHTQSGYLKRMKNREERSKHFFDSGPLMDEDEDIALYDRGFTDDQLVMVQQNSVMVEEREREIRQVVQSISDLNEIFRDLAGMVVEQGTVLDRIDFNVEQSCVKTEEGLKQLQKAEQYQKKDRKMLVILILFVIVVVLILVLFGTKFS encoded by the exons ATGGCAACTCGGCGACTGACCGATGCTTTCTTATTAATGCGGAACAATGCGATCCAAAACCGGCAGATTTTGGCTGAGCAAGTGAGTACATACGACCACCGTCGTACTCTGAATACACGTAGCAATGCTGCG CTTGCTGATGATCGTATGGCCCTGGTGTCTGGCATTAGTTTGGACCCAGAAGCTGCTATTGGTGTCACAAAAAGACTCCCACCCAAATGGGTAGAGGGGGTGGATgag ATTCAGTATGAAATCACACGTATCCGTCACAAGATGAAGGAACTGGCCGGTCTGCACGACAAACACATGAACCGCCCCACGCTGGATGACAGCAGCGAGGAGGAACACGCTATAGAGATCACCACACAGGAAATTACACAG ATGTTTCACAGGTGCCAGCGAGCCGTTACAGGACTGCAGACTCAGAGCCATCACTGTACAGAACAAGAAAGAAAATTGTTGACCAATGTGGTCTCCTCGCTGGCTCAGAGCCTTCAAGATCTTTCAACTAACTTCAGACACACACAGTCAGGCTACTTG AAACGTATGAAAAACCGTGAGGAACGATCAAAGCACTTTTTCGACTCGGGTCCCCTTATGGATGAAGATGAAGATATCGCACTATATGACCGA GGGTTTACAGATGACCAGCTGGTCATGGTTCAGCAGAACAGTGTGATGGTagaagagcgagagagagagattcgaCAGGTTGTTCAGTCCATCTCGGACCTTAATGAGATATTTAGAGATCTTGCCGGAATGGTTGTTGAACAG GGCACGGTGCTTGACAGAATTGACTTCAATGTGGAGCAATCATGCGTTAAAACAGAAGAGGGGCTTAAGCAGCTCCAAAAG GCTGAGCAGTACCAGAAGAAAGATCGCAAGATGCTTGTCATTTTAATTCTCTTTGTCATAGTTGTTGTTCTAATACTTGTTCTGTTCGGGACAAAGTTTAGTTGA